Proteins encoded by one window of Rhizobium sp. NLR16a:
- a CDS encoding GH32 C-terminal domain-containing protein: MAKATVSFASGERLEFWAVGPGAVTISQYGETLWRVPAFEAHPSYYSYHHREAGSVVVEWDRPEAFLWAYSYDPATVAEAGIKLWEFSTDEILIRAGKEIGTWLRSDPQRPRLHFSPCRNWMNDPVGLCRMGDCWHLFYQFHPCGGDWGPMHWGHATSPDLFNWTHMPVFLHPEQNLWRLGATGGAFSGNAFEDRDGRLMFFYTERLPAYDLFKGYREIQKIARPDRRMIKAASISTVLEQRPEGVEHDFRDPKVWWDEAAGAYRMVLGASIHGDPAVLLYGSEDLREWKYLGPLFRAPPFFREQGARAVECPDFFPIDGKWVLIMGLVGHCDPGSGRHNLLYGLVGDFVDDRFIPDSDALQLLDFGSDYYAMQSFATDGRQIAFAWLFNWEFRKPAGSPYSGELSLPRQLSLDARNRICMRPADEVEEALTHAPLSSAEPGRYVLDEASIDIRLNGMLDGTRITATEAGQLSFSIMVEDQSISVQLPQDDGSIRYAAAIAGATDLRVIHDKGIVEIFADGGAVCGTRRNYLNVRPDDLVILSKAHVSVFSGG; encoded by the coding sequence ATGGCTAAAGCGACTGTCTCTTTTGCTTCGGGCGAGCGTTTGGAATTCTGGGCAGTTGGTCCCGGGGCCGTCACCATTTCACAATATGGTGAGACCCTCTGGCGTGTGCCCGCTTTCGAAGCTCATCCATCATACTATTCCTATCACCACCGCGAGGCCGGCAGCGTTGTCGTTGAATGGGATCGGCCGGAAGCATTCCTTTGGGCCTACTCCTACGATCCGGCAACCGTTGCGGAGGCCGGCATAAAGCTATGGGAATTCAGCACGGATGAGATTCTAATTCGCGCAGGAAAGGAAATTGGCACATGGCTGCGAAGCGATCCTCAGCGGCCTCGACTTCATTTTTCTCCTTGTCGCAACTGGATGAACGATCCCGTGGGTCTCTGCAGGATGGGCGACTGTTGGCACCTGTTTTATCAATTTCATCCATGCGGCGGCGACTGGGGGCCAATGCACTGGGGACATGCTACCAGCCCTGACCTGTTCAACTGGACACACATGCCGGTTTTCCTCCATCCGGAGCAGAACCTCTGGCGTCTCGGTGCAACCGGAGGCGCATTCTCCGGCAATGCATTTGAGGATAGGGATGGCAGGCTGATGTTCTTCTATACGGAGCGCCTGCCCGCCTATGACCTTTTCAAAGGTTATCGAGAAATACAGAAGATCGCCCGGCCGGACCGGCGGATGATCAAGGCGGCGAGCATCTCGACCGTGCTCGAGCAGCGCCCCGAAGGAGTCGAGCACGACTTCCGCGATCCAAAGGTGTGGTGGGATGAAGCCGCCGGCGCTTATCGCATGGTGCTCGGCGCTTCTATTCATGGCGACCCGGCAGTCTTGCTTTACGGTTCGGAGGATCTGCGTGAGTGGAAATACCTGGGACCGCTGTTCCGTGCACCGCCCTTCTTCCGTGAGCAGGGCGCCAGAGCAGTTGAATGCCCCGACTTTTTCCCCATCGACGGCAAATGGGTGCTGATCATGGGACTTGTCGGACACTGTGATCCAGGCAGCGGCCGACACAACCTGCTTTATGGGCTCGTCGGAGATTTCGTCGATGACCGCTTCATTCCGGACTCCGATGCGCTGCAACTCCTCGACTTCGGTAGCGACTATTATGCGATGCAGAGCTTCGCGACGGATGGCAGGCAGATTGCCTTTGCGTGGTTGTTCAATTGGGAGTTCCGCAAGCCTGCCGGGTCGCCGTATTCCGGCGAGTTGTCCTTACCTCGCCAGCTGTCGCTGGATGCGCGCAACAGGATATGCATGAGACCCGCTGACGAAGTGGAGGAGGCCCTCACTCATGCGCCTCTGTCTTCCGCAGAGCCCGGCAGATATGTTCTGGACGAAGCGTCGATCGATATCCGATTGAACGGGATGCTCGACGGAACAAGGATCACTGCGACCGAAGCCGGACAATTGTCATTTTCCATCATGGTGGAAGATCAAAGTATCTCCGTGCAGCTGCCACAAGACGACGGATCGATCCGTTACGCCGCGGCGATTGCCGGTGCCACGGATCTGAGAGTCATCCACGACAAGGGCATCGTAGAGATTTTTGCTGACGGAGGAGCCGTCTGCGGCACGCGGCGCAACTATCTCAACGTCAGACCGGACGATCTTGTTATCCTGTCAAAGGCACATGTGAGCGTTTTCAGCGGGGGGTAA